GTTTACTGATTAAATTTGTCCATTTATCTTATCTGCAAATATCGGAATTTCGCAAGGGAATTAGAATTTCCCAGTTTTTATGCGTATCAACTTTGGTATTTTCACCTAGTTTGACCTTCTGAATTTGCAATTACGTTTCTAATCTAAGGCACAAGCACCGTCATCGCCGCACCTCTGATAACGAAAGCGAGCTGTCCAGAGGATCAGGTCGCTCTGGAAGATCAGGACGCTCGCATCATCGCAAGCACCGCCGTTCGCACCGGCATCGAAGGGATTCAGCCGGAGGATCCGACCACGACAGCACCCGAGGACGCAGCTACTCCGGCCATCGCAGCTCCTCGATGAGGAGTGGTAGTGCTGAGCTCATCGACTCCACGTCGCAGTGGAGGGAAGTGCAACGACGCCAGGCGGAGGCAAGCTTGGGCCAGAGTTCCGTGCAGCAGGCGGCTGTCTCCAAGAGCAGCATGGTGGCCAGGAGTCTCCACAGCAACGACAGCCACTCGGACACCCATTCGCACCACAAGTCCAGGAGGCATCGCAAGAACAAGTGAGTAAACGGAAAAGGGAGTGGGTTAAATCTCAAtaattacacattttatttcaatagATCCCCATCGGAATCGCGAAGCCGCATGTGGAACAGTGAGCTGGCGAAGCACCTGCAGTTCGACCTGGTGGACACGGAGGGCATGtcggagcagcagctgcgggAGATTCCCTACACGGTGGTGGAGACCACCTCGAAGAGGTCCAACTCGAACCTGAAGATCCAcaagagcaacagcaagaGCAGCGTGGGAGCCAAGAGCACGGGATCCGGCAACACCATCACCAATGGCAGTGGATCGGGCAATGCGGGTCAGGCCAGGAATCGCGTCGATCGCATCAGAGGGTAAGTACTCACTAATCAGTCACTAAATTGCTAATAGGTAAGAGTTAGTCTTTAAAGTGGAACGATTTTTAGTTGTCAGTCTGATTATTTATCAGCTCACGCTTAACTCATGTACGTAATTGTAGACTTTACTATCAAAGCACGCATCCACACGAGGCCAACGGAGGTCCTGGAGCCGGAGGACATGCGCCCAAGAATGGATCCATCCGGTCGGCCAGCACCATATCCTCTAGGGAGTGTGAGCGGAACAATGGTCTAGTTAGGTGAGtagaggagcagctggaggagatgtGCTTACAACTTTGGTAACTATATGTGGATTACCCAACTGCAGAATGATGAGCAGCATGAGCATGGGCGACTTCATCTCGCCCACTGGCTCCAATCTGAGTCCTTTGGAGAACTCGGCTCTGCGCGTGTCCCACGAGCACACGGACTCTGGACTGGGAGCTGATCAGGACTATGCCTACTCATCGGAAAGGTACGATCTTCTCTTACTAACCTTTATTTTTACTTGTCAAATGGTTTTGCCTTCAACTAAGCAGCTTGTACCATATAACGCCTTGTAACGCCATTCCAGGTCCAGCGACAGCACTCGCTATGGCACCAACAAGTCCTCGGGCGCCTCGAGCGGATCGCACCGGAAGTCGGGTGGCAGTGCCGGCGGGAACTACAACAACCTGATGCAGCAGACCGTGAGtaaccagcagcagcagcagcgctcACTGTtcgcgcagcagcagcagcggcagcagaagAGCACCTACAAATACGCCACCTCCTCGCCATCGTCCACTAACCCAGGGAGCTGCTCGGGACTGGCGCTCGTCCACAACCCGGGCTCGAGTTCCACTCCCAGCCACTCCGGCCCAAACCCCAACAGCGCTACTAACTCTAATCAACAGTCGCCGGCCAATCGCCTGCTCCACTACACGACCTTCGAGAACAACCAGTACAAGTTCAGTCTGAACAATGCGCTGGCCAGGAGCTCCAAGGGCGTGGCGAGTGGCGGAGGCAGCATTAGCAATCTGGCCGGCGGCAATATGGTAACATCTGGTGGTGGTGTCGGTGGTCCAGGTTCTCAaggtggtagtggtggtggtggtggtgctttCAGCCGGCAGCGCAGCTTCGTGGAGTGGCCCAGCAATCCGGCGTCGCCCTACTATTACCAGGGTCCCTCCACGCACGTGGCGCAGGTGAAGCGCCGGGATGCCAAGTCGGATATCGGGGTGCCCACCAGGCGGCTCTCCGGACAGAGTCTGACCAAAACGCAACTGCTGACGGGCGGCGGCAACTCGCAGTTGGCCAATGCCAGCTGTTATCCATTGCACTATGCGAGCAGCAATGTTTCGGGCGCGGGCTACAATCGTCCCTTGGGTCAGAGATCGGGTGGCCATGGCTCCTCCGGCGCAGGCTTTGGCCTCCAGCCAGCCAAGTCCGACCTCTTCTTGTCCTACATCCACGGCGGGGAGTACGAGAGACCCTACATTTACAACTACAAGATGCCGCAGATGCCGGCGGGAGTTGGggctggagcaggagcaggagccggGACAGGAGGTGGGGCAGGAGCAGTGGGCTCCCCCAAACAACAGACCACCGCTTACCACATTTCTGGGTCGCAGACCGCAGATCCGCCGCCACCCCCTCCCCCGCTGTACGGCGGCACGGCGCCCGCCAACGACGTCATGTACTATCAGTTTGACAAAGGAGCCGCCGTCGCTGCCGGACCTCCTTCCACGTCcacctcctcgtcctcgtcgcCGCCCATTGTCCAGCAGCCGCGACAAACGGGCGGTCCATTAGTGTATCTGCAACATGGCCAGAATCCATCTGTGCCCGAGGTGCAGCAGTCAACTGTGAGTACGAAGTGCAAACCTGTCGCATGTCGATGTTgaatgttgatgttgatgttgatgtggATGTGCCCCTCGTCCAACTCTTCAGTTTGTGCAACTTGTCTTTCGTTTGCCACTCCATTGTGTTGCATGTTTGTGTTCCGCGCCTTAATTGAATCCGTATTTCACTGGCACTATCGCATCCCCAGCCAAGTACTTAGTCTGTATGGCATGATActcctcctccatctcctcctccatctcctcctcctcctttaTATTTTCGGTTTGTATTTCTAAAGACCAAAGACTACTAGAGAGTCTATGGAGTAGTAGTGTGTATCCGTATTTGCACAAGTGTAATAAGTAACTGAAGCTTTTATGTTGATTATTTCGTAAGACCCATTGTGtttgagtgtgagtgtgggtgggCTGTCCTCATTTCCGCCAAATGAGGAATCCTTATcgctcacatacacacacacacactccaccCAAAGGACCTGTGTGTGCCTGGCCATATCGAAAGCCAGAAACGTAAACTTGCCGCTATCTCAGCTGCGGGTTGCtctgaaatttaattaacttaaatttaaGGCGTGAGCCAAGCAAGTGAAGCCACTTGGGAGTGGATCCTTTTCAGCACTCGAATTTCGGTGGAATAGTTTGGCGAATCTTGGCCAGACATATGCCCATATATATTCCTAACTCAAAAGAATGCTACGCAAAACTTTGCCCAATTTCACGCATGCCTAATTAACAACTGAAATATTCCAACTAATTTCTGCTGGAGCGCAAATAAATTGCCCGAAAAATAAAAGGCCATAAAGACCCAGTAAAGACAAAGGTTTTGGTTAGCgggggggggtgggggggCAATAAAAgagaataaataataagcaaCTATTTGCGCTACATTATCCAAGTTTATATAACAGGACCGACAGGACCTCTAGTCCTTCCTCCTTAGCttctccctctctcgctcTGTTCTGCTGCCCGAGCAAATAATTTCAGCCAAAGTTGATGGCACGAAAGCAGAAATACTTAccattctaaaataaattctGAAATTCTGGGCCAGCTTCCAAGCTCTCGACCGGGTCACACGCATGTGTGTATATCCTGCCACccagatacacacacacacacacacatgtattCGCACATCGCATTTCCCAAAACGGCATTTCCCAAGAAACAACACGCGGGGAGTACATAGAAACATTTTCGAAATGTTTGGCATAATTTtgctataaaataaattttgcaaaattgtttttcctAAGCTGGGAAGCAGCTTAGTGCGGAGCGGCCAAGAACGACGACTACGCCTGAAATGGCAGCCAAAGCAACGACATCAGCAAGGACATCAAATAAAACaagcaaatcaaaaattaTGACAGCACAGCAAGGGGCAAAGGCAGCCAAAGGAATATGCCAAGCACGGGATCCTGCGGCAGGCGAACTTA
This genomic stretch from Drosophila yakuba strain Tai18E2 chromosome 3R, Prin_Dyak_Tai18E2_2.1, whole genome shotgun sequence harbors:
- the LOC6538999 gene encoding hornerin isoform X6 translates to MNCLCRPSRIMSVRINLLDETEFIHEIKDDLPGQALLDVVFARLNLIETSYFGIRYIDDENQTHWLDPASRISRQLKPKSDPYDLYFGVKFYAADPCKLLEEITRYQLFLQVKQDVLQGRLPVAFELAAELGAFVVQSELGDYDQRRHSKGYVSEFRLLPNQSNELETRVSELHQQLKGMSPSSAELNYLDKVKWHDMYGVDLHPVLGEDSVEYFLGLTPSGIVVLRNKTTVAHYYWPRIAKVYYKGRYFMLRISDKNNELSTYGFETPRKSACKHLWRCCVEHHAFFRQVRVAPLPSSQSHAADLFQLGSRFRHSRPDKQTEKDALSAGRSPPAFTRTPSKRQPRRVIDDFFNSHSHSNGNGNGHGHGNGNGNGASGASGAGTLGGGSHMGNRPLPQPGMGTISNNYDSPYRSTYSIPTSLGIRPCHQQQNNNSSSYNNNSGGNLQTPDSPRSTRSAPWPRSQQRSLFGHNPSSPRSVRSASTAGGGLHHHHSHHSHGHGTSHHPHHQSSTAGATSSSSHHHRPQRASSSSASHQQQRYRSSSVESHSSNDSRSTRKHKHRHRRTSDNESELSRGSGRSGRSGRSHHRKHRRSHRHRRDSAGGSDHDSTRGRSYSGHRSSSMRSGSAELIDSTSQWREVQRRQAEASLGQSSVQQAAVSKSSMVARSLHSNDSHSDTHSHHKSRRHRKNKSPSESRSRMWNSELAKHLQFDLVDTEGMSEQQLREIPYTVVETTSKRSNSNLKIHKSNSKSSVGAKSTGSGNTITNGSGSGNAGQARNRVDRIRGLYYQSTHPHEANGGPGAGGHAPKNGSIRSASTISSRECERNNGLVRMMSSMSMGDFISPTGSNLSPLENSALRVSHEHTDSGLGADQDYAYSSERSSDSTRYGTNKSSGASSGSHRKSGGSAGGNYNNLMQQTVSNQQQQQRSLFAQQQQRQQKSTYKYATSSPSSTNPGSCSGLALVHNPGSSSTPSHSGPNPNSATNSNQQSPANRLLHYTTFENNQYKFSLNNALARSSKGVASGGGSISNLAGGNMVTSGGGVGGPGSQGGSGGGGGAFSRQRSFVEWPSNPASPYYYQGPSTHVAQVKRRDAKSDIGVPTRRLSGQSLTKTQLLTGGGNSQLANASCYPLHYASSNVSGAGYNRPLGQRSGGHGSSGAGFGLQPAKSDLFLSYIHGGEYERPYIYNYKMPQMPAGVGAGAGAGAGTGGGAGAVGSPKQQTTAYHISGSQTADPPPPPPPLYGGTAPANDVMYYQFDKGAAVAAGPPSTSTSSSSSPPIVQQPRQTGGPLVYLQHGQNPSVPEVQQSTSAIPKPADHAPAAGVNCSSNPPPTAFCKLWLQQQQQQQQLQQHQHQQQQQQQQQSQQQQLYEQQQAWL
- the LOC6538999 gene encoding hornerin isoform X5 gives rise to the protein MNCLCRPSRIMSVRINLLDETEFIHEIKDDLPGQALLDVVFARLNLIETSYFGIRYIDDENQTHWLDPASRISRQLKPKSDPYDLYFGVKFYAADPCKLLEEITRYQLFLQVKQDVLQGRLPVAFELAAELGAFVVQSELGDYDQRRHSKGYVSEFRLLPNQSNELETRVSELHQQLKGMSPSSAELNYLDKVKWHDMYGVDLHPVLGEDSVEYFLGLTPSGIVVLRNKTTVAHYYWPRIAKVYYKGRYFMLRISDKNNELSTYGFETPRKSACKHLWRCCVEHHAFFRQVRVAPLPSSQSHAADLFQLGSRFRHSNYDSPYRSTYSIPTSLGIRPCHQQQNNNSSSYNNNSGGNLQTPDSPRSTRSAPWPRSQQRSLFGHNPSSPRSVRSASTAGGGLHHHHSHHSHGHGTSHHPHHQSSTAGATSSSSHHHRPQRASSSSASHQQQRYRSSSVESHSSNDSRSTRKHKHRHRRTSDNESELSRGSGRSGRSGRSHHRKHRRSHRHRRDSAGGSDHDSTRGRSYSGHRSSSMRSGSAELIDSTSQWREVQRRQAEASLGQSSVQQAAVSKSSMVARSLHSNDSHSDTHSHHKSRRHRKNKSPSESRSRMWNSELAKHLQFDLVDTEGMSEQQLREIPYTVVETTSKRSNSNLKIHKSNSKSSVGAKSTGSGNTITNGSGSGNAGQARNRVDRIRGLYYQSTHPHEANGGPGAGGHAPKNGSIRSASTISSRECERNNGLVRMMSSMSMGDFISPTGSNLSPLENSALRVSHEHTDSGLGADQDYAYSSERSSDSTRYGTNKSSGASSGSHRKSGGSAGGNYNNLMQQTVSNQQQQQRSLFAQQQQRQQKSTYKYATSSPSSTNPGSCSGLALVHNPGSSSTPSHSGPNPNSATNSNQQSPANRLLHYTTFENNQYKFSLNNALARSSKGVASGGGSISNLAGGNMVTSGGGVGGPGSQGGSGGGGGAFSRQRSFVEWPSNPASPYYYQGPSTHVAQVKRRDAKSDIGVPTRRLSGQSLTKTQLLTGGGNSQLANASCYPLHYASSNVSGAGYNRPLGQRSGGHGSSGAGFGLQPAKSDLFLSYIHGGEYERPYIYNYKMPQMPAGVGAGAGAGAGTGGGAGAVGSPKQQTTAYHISGSQTADPPPPPPPLYGGTAPANDVMYYQFDKGAAVAAGPPSTSTSSSSSPPIVQQPRQTGGPLVYLQHGQNPSVPEVQQSTTHSSHSCSEEDEAMIVLEALQMEAQTTNDETEDTEDDEAAEAEDMFDADAPLMSPTGSHNSSNNNNSTNNCIANNNSCIRQSNPSSNINFDNCNANVYSGQQAKQLGPITSGSQSLNCPTLNANANANLNPNLNLNLNLNTNPSSHTTNSHSSSQANANANPPPNTTNNITAATLVAGAAAAATSTANQVQQNQNISSSLEIILSPIIQSSRRAQFQSPPTMPLQQE